A single genomic interval of Melitaea cinxia chromosome 18, ilMelCinx1.1, whole genome shotgun sequence harbors:
- the LOC123662340 gene encoding uncharacterized protein LOC123662340, whose amino-acid sequence MEQMYLVEIFIDKVTIFTSEEDEKSGANKKLIVKIRFGPKVEFIIKEGQLALNEDTKDDIVECDENGRRKWSRTIRVGKSYLFPSYPDTVLMILSKFPLEIEIWNDDENEVEIFVGIGTMHWETEFFHMLKETAEACKIHEPLTIKQNTPLFAECCCKQVGEISFILRLSALGESIITEFQQLMKDPDSFVFRTNKAPSMFQCKRIEGDDPNFCMVGSLYETTTLEDPTLTSNAQQKIEICTELQSCGVGQKDADFSCKHDFEEAESKKSYPIDKIRMGDITGPCGNTNCPLAHKVKTYIRNLETYKREAEGKVTETKGDVTRKICGTCDCKDDRWHREECPEKLEREGKQSKAECSGCGGITQVGETCEDRKKKLFGTGATPKSSKTVVACVYSVTNIPNFNESVYGKQFIVENLEQSCYYKTIANEPSSTRAGCSCGRRGCTWTQEENFDTAEVSNRPPKKTIPESNVSSHQPFVYNVDTKESKRKIAVFDCVEIAEDKDCKCNPPKPTPPCKTFDCECITETANVAARKAHRAYCPLYKHRDNCPVTMMQEDEDKKKAEDDEDETEPLPYGLPPIKLGPCPILGRPCCVPDGFARMYKTAALPAQPPSYSDAGKVCCSKEYERIKKAIKDYMNYEKDHDFRCVNKFNVDTERRCCDKEQRLLSLMGKGCCGSHKLAIQEKFKEEK is encoded by the coding sequence ATGGAGCAAATGTACCTTGTAGAAATATTCATAGACAAAGTAACGATCTTCACATCCGAAGAGGATGAAAAGAGCGGagcaaataaaaaacttattgtCAAAATAAGATTCGGTCCCAAAGTGgagtttataataaaagaagGCCAGTTGGCCTTAAACGAAGATACTAAAGACGATATTGTTGAATGCGATGAAAATGGGAGACGTAAATGGTCTCGAACAATCAGAGTGGGGAAGTCGTATTTATTCCCTTCTTACCCAGACACAGTGCTCATGATACTCAGTAAGTTTCCATTGGAAATAGAGATATGGAACGATGATGAAAATGAAGTCGAAATATTTGTAGGGATCGGCACTATGCATTGGGAGACTGAATTTTTCCATATGTTAAAAGAAACTGCCGAAGCTTGTAAGATCCATGAGCCACTcactataaaacaaaatacaccaTTATTTGCCGAATGTTGCTGTAAGCAAGTGGGCGAAATTTCTTTCATACTCAGATTAAGTGCCTTGGGTGAAAGTATTATTACAGAATTTCAACAATTAATGAAAGATCCGGACAGTTTTGTTTTTAGAACAAATAAAGCTCCTAGCATGTTTCAGTGTAAGAGGATAGAAGGTGATGATCCTAATTTCTGCATGGTGGGTAGTCTATATGAAACGACGACATTGGAAGACCCTACTTTAACAAGCAATGCTcaacaaaaaattgaaatatgtaCAGAATTGCAAAGTTGTGGTGTTGGCCAGAAAGACGCTGACTTTAGTTGTAAGCATGATTTTGAAGAGGCGGAATCTAAAAAATCATACCCTATTGATAAGATCAGAATGGGTGATATTACAGGACCATGTGGGAATACAAACTGTCCATTAGCACATAAAGTAAAGACATATATCAGAAACTTAGAAACGTATAAACGAGAAGCAGAAGGTAAAGTAACAGAAACAAAAGGTGATGTCACAAGAAAGATTTGTGGTACATGTGACTGTAAAGATGATCGTTGGCATCGGGAAGAATGTCCTGAAAAGCTAGAGAGGGAAGGTAAACAAAGTAAAGCTGAATGTTCTGGGTGTGGTGGTATAACACAAGTGGGAGAAACTTGCGAAGAtcgaaaaaagaaattatttggTACTGGTGCGACACCTAAATCTAGTAAAACCGTAGTTGCATGTGTCTATAGCGTAACTAACATTCCAAACTTTAATGAATCCGTATATGGGAAACAGTTTATCGTGGAAAATCTTGAACAAAGTtgctattataaaacaattgcaAATGAACCTTCGAGCACAAGAGCTGGGTGTAGTTGTGGTCGACGTGGATGTACATGGACTCAAGAAGAAAATTTCGATACAGCCGAAGTATCGAACCGTCCACCGAAGAAGACTATTCCAGAAAGTAACGTATCCTCTCACCAACCTTTTGTTTATAACGTTGATACGAAAgaatcaaaaagaaaaattgcaGTTTTTGATTGTGTTGAAATTGCTGAAGATAAAGATTGTAAATGTAATCCACCCAAACCAACCCCACCATGCAAGACATTTGATTGCGAGTGTATCACTGAAACTGCGAACGTTGCTGCGAGAAAAGCCCATCGAGCATACTGTCCGTTATACAAACACAGAGATAATTGTCCAGTGACGATGATGCAAGAAGACGAAGACAAGAAGAAAGCTGAAGATGATGAAGATGAAACTGAACCCTTGCCGTATGGATTACCTCCGATCAAACTCGGACCCTGTCCGATATTAGGCAGACCCTGTTGTGTTCCTGATGGCTTTGCAAGAATGTATAAAACAGCTGCTTTACCTGCTCAGCCACCAAGTTACAGCGATGCAGGAAAAGTTTGTTGTTCCAAAGAGTACGAAAGAATAAAGAAGGCTATAAAAGATTACATGAATTACGAAAAAGATCACGACTTTAgatgtgtaaataaatttaacgtgGACACTGAAAGACGATGCTGCGACAAAGAACAGAGACTACTATCCCTTATGGGTAAGGGATGTTGTGGCTCACACAAATTAGCGATCcaagaaaaatttaaagagGAAAAGTAG
- the LOC123662286 gene encoding serine/threonine-protein phosphatase 5: MAGNEDRTGPVPQDENAAENLKNEANEFFKRQNYNRAIELYSQAIEKNPTSAVYYANRSISNLRLENFGYALNDASKAIELDKFYTKAYYRRAAAYMALGKYKLALKDFEYVTKVRPNDQDAKMKYNECNKIVKKIAFEKAISVDKKEVNIAETINLDAMTIEDEYEGPSLEDGKVTLKFIKDLMEYYKAQKKLHKKYAYKILLDVKAYFQKQPSLVDIKVPDDKKFTVCGDIHGQFYDLMNIFKLNGLPSDTNPYLFNGDFVDRGSFSVECIFTLFSFKLLYPDHFFMSRGNHETLDMNRVYGFRGEVTSKYTSQMADLFTELYNWLPLAHCINNRVLVMHGGLFSKDDITLEDIRNVDRNKQPPEDGIMCELLWSDPQPMAGRSPSKRGVGCQFGPDVTAAFLQKNGLDYIIRSHEVKNDGYEVAHDGKCITVFSAPNYCDTMGNLGAFITMNGKDLKPHFTSYEAVPHPDVKPMAYAHSLLSMFCQ; encoded by the exons ATGGCCGGAAACGAAGATCGAACCGGTCCCGTGCCTCAAGATGAAAATGCAGCAGAGAATCTGAAAAACGAagctaatgaattttttaaac GGCAAAACTACAATCGTGCTATTGAATTATACAGTCAGGCTATTGAAAAAAATCCCACGAGCGCAGTGTACTATGCAAATAGGAGTATATCTAATTTAAGATTAGAGAATTTCGGATATGCTCTGAATGATGCATCGAAAGCTATAGAGTTAGATAAATTTTACACCAAAGCCTATTACAGACGAGCGGCAGCTTATATGGCTTTAGGCAAGTACAAGTTAGCGCTCAAAGACTTTGAATAT GTGACCAAAGTTCGACCAAACGATCAAGACGCGAAAATGAAGTACAATGAATgcaataaaatagttaaaaaaattgcatttgaGAAGGCGATCTCGGTAGATAAAAAAGAAGTTAATATCGCTGAAACAATAAACTTAGATGCTATGA ctATTGAAGATGAATATGAAGGTCCAAGCCTCGAAGACGGCAAGGTGACTCTGAAATTTATCAAAGATTTGATGGAGTACTACAAAGCACAGAAGAAACTTCACAAGAAGTATGCTTACaaa ATCCTTCTAGACGTGAAAGCATATTTCCAAAAGCAGCCATCTTTAGTTGACATAAAAGTACCAGATGATAAAAAGTTCACAGTATGCGGTGACATACACGGTCAATTCTATGATTTaatgaacatttttaaattaaatggatTACCGTCAGACACAAATCCATATTTGTTTAATGGAGACTTTGTGGATCGAGGATCATTCAGTGTTGAGTGTATATTCACACTGTTTAGTTTTAAACTATTGTATCCAGATCACTTCTTCATGTCTCGCG gTAACCACGAGACACTTGATATGAACCGAGTGTATGGTTTCCGAGGAGAGGTGACATCTAAATACACATCTCAGATGGCAGATTTATTCACCGAGCTCTACAATTGGCTACCGCTGGCACATTGTATCAACAATAGAGTATTGGTGATGCACGGCGGACTATTTTCTAAGGATGACATCACGCTCGAGGATATCAGAAACGTTGACCGAAACAAACAGCCTCCGGAAGATG GTATAATGTGTGAACTACTCTGGTCGGATCCACAACCCATGGCAGGCAGGTCTCCATCCAAACGAGGTGTTGGATGTCAATTTGGACCGGATGTCACAGCGGCTTTCCTCCAGAAGAATGGTTTGGATTACATAATAAGAAGCCATGAAGTTAAGAATGATGGATATGAAGTAGCTCACGATGGAAAATGTATTACTGTGTTCTCTGCGCCTAATTATTg tgaCACAATGGGTAATCTTGGTGCTTTTATCACAATGAATGGCAAAGATTTGAAACCACACTTTACTTCTTATGAAGCCGTG cCTCACCCAGACGTCAAACCAATGGCATACGCTCATTCGCTACTGAGCATGTTCTGTCAATGA
- the LOC123662183 gene encoding uncharacterized protein LOC123662183 has product MGLKIIVLSLMLACLGVTGNYMNDGFLPSSGYERTEDQLAEPSSRAEKNRDERDNQADRTQRFGISGYGGTGPYGGSAPGLYGPVKIDLGGVLIGSILGFGAVIILPKIIHAFSYSLGGYGRSIDSDFSQVTDVISRIDDMMTRYNIDSTSCMQRLACSYVQIANENMVTGNATDFDGMLTNLSSNSLVRRMLEGTSIYEAISAGRSLEADCQQLYPKCKLDKKTVVKMVTQLLPS; this is encoded by the exons ATGGGTTTGAAGATAATTGTGCTGTCGCTGATGCTCGCGTGTCTGGGCGTCACGGGTAATTACATGAACGACGG atttttaccGAGCAGTGGATATGAACGCACAGAAGACCAATTAGCAGAACCTTCTTCCCGTGCAGAGAAGAATAGGGATGAGCGAGACAATCAGGCGGACAGAACGCAAAGATTCGGGATATCTGGCTACGGGGGAACG GGTCCGTACGGAGGATCAGCACCAGGTCTTTACGGGCCTGTCAAAATTGATTTGGGAGGAGTTCTCATTGGTTCTATCTTAGGTTTCGGAGCAGTTATCATCCTACCGAAGATTATTCATGCCTTTTCTTACAGTCTTGGAGGCTATGGCCGAa GCATAGATTCGGACTTTAGCCAAGTAACTGACGTAATAAGCCGAATCGACGACATGATGACAAGATACAATATTGATTCCACATCGTGCATGCAACGCCTCGCTTGCTCGTACGTACAGATCGCCAACGAAAACATGGTTACTGGTAACGCTACGGACTTCGATGGGATGCTTACCAACTTATCTAG caaTTCACTCGTGAGACGTATGCTCGAAGGCACGTCGATATATGAAGCTATATCAGCGGGTCGGTCACTAGAAGCCGACTGCCAGCAGCTCTACCCCAAGTGCAAGTTAGACAAGAAAACAGTAGTGAAGATGGTCACACAACTACTTCCgtcttaa